In a genomic window of Salegentibacter salegens:
- a CDS encoding single-stranded DNA-binding protein has product MSTIRNKVQLIGNVGREPEIVNLESGKKLAKFSVATNENYKNGNGERITDTQWHNIVAWGKTAELVEKYVNKGKEVGVEGKLTSRSWDDKDGTKRYITEVICNELLLMGK; this is encoded by the coding sequence ATGAGCACTATTAGAAACAAAGTACAGTTGATCGGGAATGTGGGAAGAGAACCTGAGATCGTAAACCTGGAATCTGGCAAAAAATTAGCTAAATTCTCTGTAGCTACCAATGAGAATTACAAGAACGGAAACGGCGAGCGTATAACCGATACCCAATGGCACAATATCGTGGCCTGGGGGAAAACCGCAGAGCTGGTAGAGAAATATGTAAATAAAGGGAAAGAAGTTGGAGTAGAAGGCAAACTTACCAGCAGAAGTTGGGATGATAAAGACGGTACTAAGCGCTATATTACTGAAGTGATTTGCAACGAGCTACTTTTAATGGGGAAGTAA
- a CDS encoding sugar O-acetyltransferase has protein sequence MTEKEKMLSGQLYLGSEKEIAKDRYNARLIFQKANKMGEEKADERIKLFYSLFGKAGKNLWIEPPFYCDYGYNIKMGDQVFMNFNCCILDVVEVNIGNNVFLAPNVHIYTATHPLDAKTRDSLLEYGKPVTIGNSVWIGGGAIICPGVSIGDGSVIAAGAVVVKDVPPNVLVGGNPAKIIKTLDNNQ, from the coding sequence ATGACCGAAAAAGAAAAAATGCTTTCAGGCCAATTATACCTGGGTTCAGAAAAAGAAATCGCAAAAGACAGGTATAATGCAAGACTTATTTTTCAAAAAGCAAATAAGATGGGAGAAGAAAAAGCAGATGAAAGAATCAAGCTCTTCTACTCCTTATTTGGAAAAGCCGGTAAAAATCTTTGGATAGAGCCTCCATTTTATTGTGATTACGGATATAACATAAAAATGGGTGACCAGGTTTTTATGAATTTTAATTGCTGCATCTTGGATGTTGTGGAAGTAAATATTGGAAACAACGTGTTTTTAGCACCAAACGTACATATTTATACCGCAACGCATCCCTTAGATGCCAAAACCCGGGATTCGCTTTTAGAATATGGAAAACCGGTTACTATTGGCAATAGCGTGTGGATAGGTGGCGGCGCTATTATTTGCCCGGGAGTAAGTATTGGTGACGGAAGCGTGATTGCAGCAGGAGCAGTAGTGGTCAAAGATGTTCCTCCAAATGTATTGGTTGGTGGTAATCCTGCTAAAATCATCAAAACATTAGATAATAATCAATAG
- a CDS encoding vWA domain-containing protein gives MGKFIKICLLFALFIIIGCSEDPLSESTDETGDALRNSYGESSGDPSAENPNTGNGDSDSSGLITAGEWNDLENWNFWLDLNNNQDFAEKINHWEFFFNNRISISIQNMSALPVIDAVLELKNEQANTTWSAKSDNNGKAELWINPFENSSNFDLNNYSLWVNGEKINTTLKGIGEGTNEVQIKHTNDTPTNVEIAFIVDATGSMSDELEFLKDDLKSIIQKVEGSNSNLTILTSSVFYRDTEDQYVVRHSGFTSDINTTLDFINKQSAAGGGDFPEAVHTALNTALNDLQWSANARTRLAFLILDAPPHHNQQVISDIQNSIKKAAEKGIKLIPVTASGIDKETEFLMRYFSMATNSTYVFITDHSGIGNDHIEPSIGEYEVEFLNELLVRLITKYSE, from the coding sequence ATGGGAAAATTTATTAAAATATGCTTACTGTTTGCACTCTTCATCATTATTGGATGTAGTGAAGACCCTTTAAGTGAATCAACAGATGAAACGGGTGATGCCCTTCGTAATTCTTACGGTGAATCCTCCGGAGACCCTTCGGCTGAAAATCCTAATACCGGAAATGGCGATTCTGATTCATCGGGACTAATTACTGCGGGAGAATGGAACGATCTGGAAAACTGGAACTTTTGGCTTGATTTAAATAATAACCAGGATTTTGCTGAAAAAATAAATCACTGGGAATTTTTCTTTAATAACCGGATTTCTATTTCCATACAAAACATGAGTGCATTGCCTGTTATAGATGCCGTTTTAGAATTAAAAAATGAGCAGGCTAATACAACCTGGTCTGCAAAATCTGATAATAATGGAAAAGCTGAGTTATGGATAAATCCTTTTGAAAATTCCTCTAATTTCGATCTAAACAATTATTCACTATGGGTAAATGGCGAAAAGATTAATACAACATTAAAAGGAATTGGTGAGGGTACAAATGAAGTGCAAATAAAACATACTAATGACACACCCACCAATGTTGAAATAGCATTTATTGTTGATGCTACCGGCTCAATGTCTGATGAATTGGAATTTCTAAAAGATGATCTGAAGAGTATTATTCAAAAAGTTGAAGGCTCAAATTCAAATCTTACTATTTTAACTTCATCGGTTTTCTATCGCGATACAGAAGACCAATACGTTGTTAGACATTCAGGTTTTACAAGCGATATAAATACCACTCTAGATTTTATTAATAAACAATCTGCTGCAGGTGGCGGCGATTTTCCTGAAGCAGTTCACACAGCCTTGAACACAGCATTAAATGATTTGCAATGGTCTGCCAATGCTCGCACACGTTTAGCTTTCTTAATATTAGATGCCCCACCACATCACAATCAACAGGTTATTTCTGATATTCAAAATTCAATAAAAAAAGCAGCTGAAAAAGGAATTAAACTTATACCTGTTACCGCAAGCGGAATTGATAAAGAAACCGAATTCCTGATGCGTTACTTTTCAATGGCTACCAACAGCACTTATGTTTTTATAACCGATCACAGTGGTATTGGAAATGACCATATTGAACCTTCTATAGGCGAATATGAAGTAGAATTTTTAAATGAATTATTAGTAAGATTAATTACTAAGTATTCTGAATAA
- a CDS encoding cupin domain-containing protein, whose amino-acid sequence MNDKKVNLKDKFELFNEHWTPKIIGELNGQKVKLAKLKGEFVWHDHKEEDEMFLVIKGSLKIEFRDKTITLNEGEMYIVPRGVEHNPVATEEAWVLLFEPATTKHTGEVKDKLTIEDPDWI is encoded by the coding sequence ATGAATGATAAGAAAGTAAACCTTAAAGATAAATTCGAACTGTTTAATGAACATTGGACCCCTAAAATTATTGGCGAACTCAATGGTCAAAAGGTAAAACTCGCGAAATTAAAAGGAGAATTTGTGTGGCACGATCACAAAGAAGAAGATGAAATGTTCCTGGTTATTAAAGGAAGTTTGAAAATTGAGTTTAGAGACAAAACAATAACCTTAAATGAAGGCGAAATGTATATTGTTCCAAGAGGTGTAGAACATAATCCTGTAGCGACCGAGGAAGCCTGGGTTTTACTTTTTGAACCGGCGACAACGAAGCACACCGGTGAAGTAAAAGATAAACTAACTATTGAAGACCCGGATTGGATTTAA
- a CDS encoding DEAD/DEAH box helicase — MSFKKLNIPLKEALERLEIESSLPFQKQILPKIKSGRDLFIIAPEGSGKTTALVISTIQKLESAAFEDAPRALIFIQDKEAALALEEEFNKFTRYMDLRIFSAFDAPDIEKQKNEIYDGVDIVIATPKKLFKLFKITGINVSQLKILAVEDAEFLTKNSDYHDLIRIPQHITKCQYLVFASTMNPKIERLKDSFMARAEMLRLKV; from the coding sequence ATGTCCTTTAAAAAACTGAATATCCCGCTTAAAGAAGCCCTGGAAAGGCTGGAAATTGAAAGTTCGCTTCCTTTTCAGAAACAAATTTTACCCAAAATTAAAAGCGGAAGAGATCTTTTTATCATTGCTCCTGAAGGTTCAGGAAAAACCACGGCGCTGGTAATAAGCACCATCCAAAAACTGGAAAGTGCTGCTTTTGAAGATGCTCCCCGTGCACTTATTTTTATACAAGATAAAGAAGCTGCCCTGGCACTGGAAGAAGAATTCAACAAATTCACTAGATATATGGATTTACGAATCTTTAGCGCTTTTGATGCACCAGATATAGAAAAACAGAAAAATGAAATTTACGACGGGGTAGATATCGTTATCGCCACCCCGAAGAAACTATTTAAACTTTTTAAAATTACCGGGATCAATGTAAGTCAGTTAAAGATCCTTGCGGTAGAAGACGCAGAATTTTTAACCAAAAACAGCGATTATCACGATTTAATTAGAATTCCGCAGCATATCACAAAATGTCAATACCTTGTTTTTGCCTCTACGATGAATCCAAAAATTGAACGCTTAAAAGATTCTTTTATGGCTCGCGCCGAAATGCTTAGACTAAAGGTATAG
- a CDS encoding DUF4174 domain-containing protein, which translates to MLKSISCFILIFSFAMSLNAQDLSKHQWKDRLILIIAEEKNEKFQQQLIELQNHQNGLDDRKLVVYQILPETFTTGFKEENWKNSNELFQKYKDEKSDFRVLLIGLDGGEKLEQTEILSAEKLFNTIDSMPMRQSEMRKNR; encoded by the coding sequence ATGCTAAAATCTATAAGTTGTTTTATCTTAATTTTCTCTTTTGCTATGAGTTTAAATGCGCAAGATCTTTCTAAACACCAATGGAAAGACCGACTAATTTTGATTATTGCTGAAGAGAAAAACGAAAAATTCCAGCAACAACTTATCGAACTTCAAAACCATCAAAATGGGCTTGACGATAGAAAACTAGTCGTTTACCAAATTCTGCCCGAAACATTTACCACCGGATTTAAAGAAGAAAACTGGAAGAATTCAAATGAACTCTTTCAAAAATATAAAGATGAAAAAAGCGATTTTCGGGTACTTCTAATTGGTTTAGATGGAGGCGAAAAACTGGAACAAACCGAAATACTTTCCGCAGAAAAACTTTTTAATACCATAGATAGTATGCCGATGCGCCAATCTGAAATGAGGAAAAACAGGTAA
- a CDS encoding putative quinol monooxygenase has product MKFIKSAFTILALIFLTYSCGVQNKMKTTTPRDEMLIRISEIKIEEQYLEEYIKILKYEAEASVRLEPGVISIYPMFQKENPTEIRILEIYADNEAYKAHLETPHFKEYKSSTLNMVESLKLIDMEAIDGETMSKIFKKLE; this is encoded by the coding sequence ATGAAATTTATAAAATCAGCTTTTACGATTCTAGCCTTAATCTTTTTAACCTACTCTTGTGGCGTTCAAAACAAGATGAAAACTACTACACCAAGAGATGAAATGCTTATCAGGATTTCTGAAATTAAAATAGAAGAGCAGTATCTCGAAGAGTATATAAAAATTTTAAAATATGAAGCTGAAGCTTCTGTTAGGTTAGAACCAGGCGTTATTTCTATCTACCCCATGTTTCAAAAAGAAAACCCCACCGAGATAAGAATATTAGAAATATATGCAGATAACGAAGCCTACAAAGCCCATCTAGAAACACCACATTTCAAAGAATATAAATCTTCAACACTTAATATGGTAGAATCCTTAAAGCTTATAGATATGGAAGCAATCGACGGTGAAACCATGTCAAAGATTTTTAAAAAGCTTGAATAA
- a CDS encoding CBS domain-containing protein → MGIKSFQGKRAEPEKPKSAPMLVRDYMSTSLVTFKEHENILDVAEKLTKHKISGGCVVDENNKLVGLISEGDCMKQISDSQYYNMPLEDTTIGKRMTCNVETIDGNMNVMDAAKLFIEKRFRRFPIVEHGKLIGQISQSDVLRAAVRLKSNNWGD, encoded by the coding sequence ATGGGTATTAAGAGTTTTCAGGGAAAAAGGGCGGAACCGGAGAAGCCGAAGAGCGCACCCATGTTGGTTAGAGATTATATGAGTACCTCACTGGTTACTTTTAAAGAGCACGAAAATATTTTGGATGTTGCTGAAAAGCTAACTAAACATAAAATATCTGGTGGGTGTGTTGTAGATGAAAATAATAAGTTGGTAGGTCTTATTTCTGAAGGAGATTGTATGAAACAAATTTCAGACAGCCAGTATTACAATATGCCCTTAGAAGATACTACTATTGGTAAGCGAATGACTTGTAATGTGGAAACCATAGACGGAAATATGAATGTTATGGATGCCGCAAAACTCTTTATTGAAAAGCGGTTTAGGCGTTTTCCAATTGTTGAACACGGCAAACTTATAGGGCAAATTAGTCAGAGTGATGTGCTTAGGGCAGCGGTGCGTTTAAAAAGTAATAATTGGGGAGATTAA